In the genome of Hydractinia symbiolongicarpus strain clone_291-10 chromosome 5, HSymV2.1, whole genome shotgun sequence, one region contains:
- the LOC130645038 gene encoding uncharacterized protein LOC130645038 isoform X1 yields the protein MGVFISSSHMVCFTSSFCNLREEQNVISKSKRPKPQEVYLRAGVRKKMPTNGSQHRGTGRDFRRMVNSPYFRSTGNLPSLPENPHSNTSLGLIFPRMERRGLHGRNSTSITSSAFQQDTNSQSLPSSASTITSKSTTISNSSLSSVLGSQVDMLSTLSHAPVTQDVASFVTIMSSVPSSGNDEGVSNAMQSVLTTLPKNNITFPENITFSDDDDDDDHLFSTNAAACLSNIETLRLHSFKIPEKTKKRRKKRGPLPSTTKAKFYHLPDASRIPKFRKLTNGSADPLLLEHINSGYGFPRDCYNFEKKEPCSISLSLGLTEQRFDDRIRQYFPLLPNIYFFHTLDRNKRPKRVNIKCPINIKSLKYNGVIVIASQSLEALPQSTSTPSQASRLNVSPGENSFFYMALSTQTIVAMLKDQTCIYVLLICSALPQSTSTPSQASRLNVSPALPQSTSTPSQASRLNVSPALPQSTSSLPEASLSNVSPALPQSTSTPSQASRINVSPESRPRICGVCGCTYIENCIRCEQDLEYEESIRADRAADIHNSNYDVESDNENTPLCSEDLRAARVAFLTKNSTASNNTFGNDEVERFFERSGGDIDEPEVDINYIPATSHSEFMENALSKFTAIDKKKKIIIIQRDKSKFWSVLFRQKLNLTTHAPCVRFAGEAGADAGGPLREFLTLSMKNIPLLSTMVFGEEKCLCFDANTESLIDNKYFFLGQLSALSILQNGRGPECFHPAVVRSIYGLNQPATIENVGDYEIKKTLENIQNGDYDSLLEKGISVINRSETELRRLFLSNRIVHQNYSSIHQYISGIKSICPAFTEQRAYQIMEKYFLFSDKEISYDDMVALFNYEDLDECEVGSNRFLEIQDCIVEFELFLSQVDSGEVTRNNLPLRFDQLVEFCTGVDRIPPYGFEKKIDVKFKDVSLPNASTCSLTLTIPTKELSKRMATGIHFGEGFGVV from the exons ATGGGGGTATTTATTTCTTCATCCCACATGGTTTGCTTCACAAGCTCTTTCTGCAACTTGAGAGAAGAACAGAACGTCATATCCAAAAGCAAAAGACCAAAACCACAAGAAGTATACCTGAGAGCAGGAGTTAGGAAGAAGATGCCTACTAACGGCTCACAACACCGCGGTACAGGGAGAGATTTCAGAAGAATGGTGAATTCTCCTTACtttagaagtactggaaatttgCCATCGTTGCCAGAAAATCCTCATAGCAACACTAGTCTAG GTCTTATTTTTCCAAGAATGGAAAGGAGGGGGTTACATGGAAGAAACAGCACTTCCATCACTTCATCAG CTTTTCAACAAGATACTAATTCACAAAGTTTACCATCTTCTGCAAGTACCATTACTTCGAAATCTACAACAATATCAAACTCTTCACTTTCATCTGTATTAG GTTCTCAAGTTGACATGTTGTCTACACTCTCACATGCACCAGTTACACAAGATGTTGCTTCTTTTG TTACCATTATGTCCAGTGTTCCAAGTTCTGgaaatgatgaaggtgtttcaAATGCGATGCAAAGTGTTTTGACAACGttgccaaaaaataatattacctTTCCAGAAAATATCACATTctctgatgatgatgatgatgatgatcactTGTTCTCTACAAACGCAGCTGCCTGCTTAAGCAACATCGAAACCTTAAGACTTCATAGTTTTAAAATTccagagaaaacaaaaaaacgcaGAAAAAAAAGGGGTCCTTTACCATCTACGACAAAGGCAAAGTTTTATCATCTCCCAGACGCATCAAGAATTCCAAAATTCCGAAAACTGACAAATGGCTCTGCTGATCCTCTTTTATTAGAACATATTAATAGTGGCTACG gttttcCACGTGACTGTTATAATTTCGAAAAAAAAGAGCCATGCTCAATTTCATTGTCACTTGGCCTCACAGAACAACGATTTGATGATAGGATAAGACAATACTTCCCTTTACtaccaaatatttattttttccacacGTTGGATAGAAATAAACGACCGAAACGTGTGAATATAAAATGtcctataaatataaaaagcctcaaGTATAACGGAGTAATAGTGATTGCATCACAATCTCTCGAAG CTCTACCTCAAAGTACAAGCACGCCATCTCAGGCAAGTCGCTTAAACGTTTCACCAGGTGAGAATTCTTTCTTTTATATGGCTTTATCGACACAAACCATTGTTGCAATGTTGAAAGATCAGACGTGTATATATGTGTTACTTATTTGTTCAGCTCTACCTCAAAGTACAAGCACGCCATCTCAGGCAAGTCGCTTAAACGTTTCACCAG CTCTACCTCAAAGTACAAGCACGCCATCTCAGGCAAGTCGCTTAAACGTTTCACCAG CTCTACCTCAAAGTACAAGCAGTCTACCTGAGGCAAGTCTTTCAAACGTTTCACCAG CTCTACCTCAAAGTACAAGCACGCCATCTCAGGCAAGTCGTATAAACGTTTCACCAG AATCACGACCCAGGATATGTGGTGTTTGTGGCTGCACATATATAGAAAACTGCATCCGATGTGAGCAGGATTTGGAATACGAGGAAAGCATCCGTGCTGATAGGGCTGCTGATATCCATAATAGCAACTACGACGTCGAATCCGACAATGAAAATACGCCGTTATGCTCAGAAGACCTACGTGCAGCCAGAGTTGCTTTTTTGActaaaaattcaactgcttCTAACAACACATTTGGCAATGATGAAGTCGAACGTTTCTTCGAACGCAGCGGCGGTGACATTGACGAACCTGAAGTCGATATAAACTATATTCCAGCTACAAGTCACAGCGAGTTTATGGAAAATGCCCTTTCTAAATTCACAGcgattgataaaaaaaagaaaattataattATACAAAGAGACAAATCGAAATTTTGGTCTGTATTGTTTCGCCAAAAACTCAACCTAACTACACATGCGCCATGTGTTCGATTCGCAGGAGAAGCAGGAGCAGATGCTGGAGGTCCATTGCGAGAGTTTCTCACACTATCAATGAAAAATATACCGTTGCTCTCTACCATGGTTTTCGGAGAGGAAAAGTGTCTGTGTTTCGATGCTAACACAGAATCTCTGATCGAtaacaagtatttttttttagggCAGCTATCTGCGTTGTCAATACTCCAGAATGGTCGTGGTCCTGAATGCTTTCACCCTGCAGTGGTGCGATCAATTTATGGCCTAAATCAACCTGCAACCATCGAGAATGTAGGAgactatgaaataaaaaaaacacttgaaAACATTCAAAACGGAGATTACGACTCACTTCTAGAGAAAGGGATAAGTGTAATTAATCGCTCAGAAACTGAACTTAGACGCTTGTTCTTGTCAAATAGGATAGTTCACCAGAACTATTCTAGTATACATCAATACATCTCAGGCATAAAATCTATATGCCCAGCTTTTACGGAACAACGAGCCTATCAAATTATGGAgaagtattttttgttttccgaCAAAGAGATCTCATATGATGATATGGTGGCTCTTTTTAATTACGAGGACCTTGATGAATGCGAAGTTGGCTCGAATCGCTTCTTAGAAATACAAGACTGTATTGTAGAGTTCGAGCTATTTCTTTCACAAGTTGATTCCGGGGAAGTGACACGCAATAATTTACCTCTACGTTTTGATCAACTCGTAGAATTTTGCACTGGTGTTGACAGGATACCACCATatggttttgaaaaaaaaatcgatgTGAAGTTCAAAGATGTTTCTCTTCCAAATGCGTCAACATGCAGTTTAACACTGACTATTCCTACAAAGGAATTGAGTAAGAGAATGGCGACAGGTATCCACTTTGGTGAAGGTTTTGGTGTTGTTTGA
- the LOC130645038 gene encoding uncharacterized protein LOC130645038 isoform X3 has product MGVFISSSHMVCFTSSFCNLREEQNVISKSKRPKPQEVYLRAGVRKKMPTNGSQHRGTGRDFRRMVNSPYFRSTGNLPSLPENPHSNTSLGLIFPRMERRGLHGRNSTSITSSAFQQDTNSQSLPSSASTITSKSTTISNSSLSSVLGSQVDMLSTLSHAPVTQDVASFVTIMSSVPSSGNDEGVSNAMQSVLTTLPKNNITFPENITFSDDDDDDDHLFSTNAAACLSNIETLRLHSFKIPEKTKKRRKKRGPLPSTTKAKFYHLPDASRIPKFRKLTNGSADPLLLEHINSGYGFPRDCYNFEKKEPCSISLSLGLTEQRFDDRIRQYFPLLPNIYFFHTLDRNKRPKRVNIKCPINIKSLKYNGVIVIASQSLEALPQSTSTPSQASRLNVSPALPQSTSTPSQASRLNVSPALPQSTSTPSQASRLNVSPALPQSTSSLPEASLSNVSPALPQSTSTPSQASRINVSPESRPRICGVCGCTYIENCIRCEQDLEYEESIRADRAADIHNSNYDVESDNENTPLCSEDLRAARVAFLTKNSTASNNTFGNDEVERFFERSGGDIDEPEVDINYIPATSHSEFMENALSKFTAIDKKKKIIIIQRDKSKFWSVLFRQKLNLTTHAPCVRFAGEAGADAGGPLREFLTLSMKNIPLLSTMVFGEEKCLCFDANTESLIDNKYFFLGQLSALSILQNGRGPECFHPAVVRSIYGLNQPATIENVGDYEIKKTLENIQNGDYDSLLEKGISVINRSETELRRLFLSNRIVHQNYSSIHQYISGIKSICPAFTEQRAYQIMEKYFLFSDKEISYDDMVALFNYEDLDECEVGSNRFLEIQDCIVEFELFLSQVDSGEVTRNNLPLRFDQLVEFCTGVDRIPPYGFEKKIDVKFKDVSLPNASTCSLTLTIPTKELSKRMATGIHFGEGFGVV; this is encoded by the exons ATGGGGGTATTTATTTCTTCATCCCACATGGTTTGCTTCACAAGCTCTTTCTGCAACTTGAGAGAAGAACAGAACGTCATATCCAAAAGCAAAAGACCAAAACCACAAGAAGTATACCTGAGAGCAGGAGTTAGGAAGAAGATGCCTACTAACGGCTCACAACACCGCGGTACAGGGAGAGATTTCAGAAGAATGGTGAATTCTCCTTACtttagaagtactggaaatttgCCATCGTTGCCAGAAAATCCTCATAGCAACACTAGTCTAG GTCTTATTTTTCCAAGAATGGAAAGGAGGGGGTTACATGGAAGAAACAGCACTTCCATCACTTCATCAG CTTTTCAACAAGATACTAATTCACAAAGTTTACCATCTTCTGCAAGTACCATTACTTCGAAATCTACAACAATATCAAACTCTTCACTTTCATCTGTATTAG GTTCTCAAGTTGACATGTTGTCTACACTCTCACATGCACCAGTTACACAAGATGTTGCTTCTTTTG TTACCATTATGTCCAGTGTTCCAAGTTCTGgaaatgatgaaggtgtttcaAATGCGATGCAAAGTGTTTTGACAACGttgccaaaaaataatattacctTTCCAGAAAATATCACATTctctgatgatgatgatgatgatgatcactTGTTCTCTACAAACGCAGCTGCCTGCTTAAGCAACATCGAAACCTTAAGACTTCATAGTTTTAAAATTccagagaaaacaaaaaaacgcaGAAAAAAAAGGGGTCCTTTACCATCTACGACAAAGGCAAAGTTTTATCATCTCCCAGACGCATCAAGAATTCCAAAATTCCGAAAACTGACAAATGGCTCTGCTGATCCTCTTTTATTAGAACATATTAATAGTGGCTACG gttttcCACGTGACTGTTATAATTTCGAAAAAAAAGAGCCATGCTCAATTTCATTGTCACTTGGCCTCACAGAACAACGATTTGATGATAGGATAAGACAATACTTCCCTTTACtaccaaatatttattttttccacacGTTGGATAGAAATAAACGACCGAAACGTGTGAATATAAAATGtcctataaatataaaaagcctcaaGTATAACGGAGTAATAGTGATTGCATCACAATCTCTCGAAG CTCTACCTCAAAGTACAAGCACGCCATCTCAGGCAAGTCGCTTAAACGTTTCACCAG CTCTACCTCAAAGTACAAGCACGCCATCTCAGGCAAGTCGCTTAAACGTTTCACCAG CTCTACCTCAAAGTACAAGCACGCCATCTCAGGCAAGTCGCTTAAACGTTTCACCAG CTCTACCTCAAAGTACAAGCAGTCTACCTGAGGCAAGTCTTTCAAACGTTTCACCAG CTCTACCTCAAAGTACAAGCACGCCATCTCAGGCAAGTCGTATAAACGTTTCACCAG AATCACGACCCAGGATATGTGGTGTTTGTGGCTGCACATATATAGAAAACTGCATCCGATGTGAGCAGGATTTGGAATACGAGGAAAGCATCCGTGCTGATAGGGCTGCTGATATCCATAATAGCAACTACGACGTCGAATCCGACAATGAAAATACGCCGTTATGCTCAGAAGACCTACGTGCAGCCAGAGTTGCTTTTTTGActaaaaattcaactgcttCTAACAACACATTTGGCAATGATGAAGTCGAACGTTTCTTCGAACGCAGCGGCGGTGACATTGACGAACCTGAAGTCGATATAAACTATATTCCAGCTACAAGTCACAGCGAGTTTATGGAAAATGCCCTTTCTAAATTCACAGcgattgataaaaaaaagaaaattataattATACAAAGAGACAAATCGAAATTTTGGTCTGTATTGTTTCGCCAAAAACTCAACCTAACTACACATGCGCCATGTGTTCGATTCGCAGGAGAAGCAGGAGCAGATGCTGGAGGTCCATTGCGAGAGTTTCTCACACTATCAATGAAAAATATACCGTTGCTCTCTACCATGGTTTTCGGAGAGGAAAAGTGTCTGTGTTTCGATGCTAACACAGAATCTCTGATCGAtaacaagtatttttttttagggCAGCTATCTGCGTTGTCAATACTCCAGAATGGTCGTGGTCCTGAATGCTTTCACCCTGCAGTGGTGCGATCAATTTATGGCCTAAATCAACCTGCAACCATCGAGAATGTAGGAgactatgaaataaaaaaaacacttgaaAACATTCAAAACGGAGATTACGACTCACTTCTAGAGAAAGGGATAAGTGTAATTAATCGCTCAGAAACTGAACTTAGACGCTTGTTCTTGTCAAATAGGATAGTTCACCAGAACTATTCTAGTATACATCAATACATCTCAGGCATAAAATCTATATGCCCAGCTTTTACGGAACAACGAGCCTATCAAATTATGGAgaagtattttttgttttccgaCAAAGAGATCTCATATGATGATATGGTGGCTCTTTTTAATTACGAGGACCTTGATGAATGCGAAGTTGGCTCGAATCGCTTCTTAGAAATACAAGACTGTATTGTAGAGTTCGAGCTATTTCTTTCACAAGTTGATTCCGGGGAAGTGACACGCAATAATTTACCTCTACGTTTTGATCAACTCGTAGAATTTTGCACTGGTGTTGACAGGATACCACCATatggttttgaaaaaaaaatcgatgTGAAGTTCAAAGATGTTTCTCTTCCAAATGCGTCAACATGCAGTTTAACACTGACTATTCCTACAAAGGAATTGAGTAAGAGAATGGCGACAGGTATCCACTTTGGTGAAGGTTTTGGTGTTGTTTGA
- the LOC130645038 gene encoding uncharacterized protein LOC130645038 isoform X2: MGVFISSSHMVCFTSSFCNLREEQNVISKSKRPKPQEVYLRAGVRKKMPTNGSQHRGTGRDFRRMVNSPYFRSTGNLPSLPENPHSNTSLGLIFPRMERRGLHGRNSTSITSSAFQQDTNSQSLPSSASTITSKSTTISNSSLSSVLGSQVDMLSTLSHAPVTQDVASFVTIMSSVPSSGNDEGVSNAMQSVLTTLPKNNITFPENITFSDDDDDDDHLFSTNAAACLSNIETLRLHSFKIPEKTKKRRKKRGPLPSTTKAKFYHLPDASRIPKFRKLTNGSADPLLLEHINSGYGFPRDCYNFEKKEPCSISLSLGLTEQRFDDRIRQYFPLLPNIYFFHTLDRNKRPKRVNIKCPINIKSLKYNGVIVIASQSLEALPQSTSTPSQASRLNVSPGENSFFYMALSTQTIVAMLKDQTCIYVLLICSALPQSTSTPSQASRLNVSPALPQSTSTPSQASRLNVSPALPQSTSTPSQASRINVSPESRPRICGVCGCTYIENCIRCEQDLEYEESIRADRAADIHNSNYDVESDNENTPLCSEDLRAARVAFLTKNSTASNNTFGNDEVERFFERSGGDIDEPEVDINYIPATSHSEFMENALSKFTAIDKKKKIIIIQRDKSKFWSVLFRQKLNLTTHAPCVRFAGEAGADAGGPLREFLTLSMKNIPLLSTMVFGEEKCLCFDANTESLIDNKYFFLGQLSALSILQNGRGPECFHPAVVRSIYGLNQPATIENVGDYEIKKTLENIQNGDYDSLLEKGISVINRSETELRRLFLSNRIVHQNYSSIHQYISGIKSICPAFTEQRAYQIMEKYFLFSDKEISYDDMVALFNYEDLDECEVGSNRFLEIQDCIVEFELFLSQVDSGEVTRNNLPLRFDQLVEFCTGVDRIPPYGFEKKIDVKFKDVSLPNASTCSLTLTIPTKELSKRMATGIHFGEGFGVV, from the exons ATGGGGGTATTTATTTCTTCATCCCACATGGTTTGCTTCACAAGCTCTTTCTGCAACTTGAGAGAAGAACAGAACGTCATATCCAAAAGCAAAAGACCAAAACCACAAGAAGTATACCTGAGAGCAGGAGTTAGGAAGAAGATGCCTACTAACGGCTCACAACACCGCGGTACAGGGAGAGATTTCAGAAGAATGGTGAATTCTCCTTACtttagaagtactggaaatttgCCATCGTTGCCAGAAAATCCTCATAGCAACACTAGTCTAG GTCTTATTTTTCCAAGAATGGAAAGGAGGGGGTTACATGGAAGAAACAGCACTTCCATCACTTCATCAG CTTTTCAACAAGATACTAATTCACAAAGTTTACCATCTTCTGCAAGTACCATTACTTCGAAATCTACAACAATATCAAACTCTTCACTTTCATCTGTATTAG GTTCTCAAGTTGACATGTTGTCTACACTCTCACATGCACCAGTTACACAAGATGTTGCTTCTTTTG TTACCATTATGTCCAGTGTTCCAAGTTCTGgaaatgatgaaggtgtttcaAATGCGATGCAAAGTGTTTTGACAACGttgccaaaaaataatattacctTTCCAGAAAATATCACATTctctgatgatgatgatgatgatgatcactTGTTCTCTACAAACGCAGCTGCCTGCTTAAGCAACATCGAAACCTTAAGACTTCATAGTTTTAAAATTccagagaaaacaaaaaaacgcaGAAAAAAAAGGGGTCCTTTACCATCTACGACAAAGGCAAAGTTTTATCATCTCCCAGACGCATCAAGAATTCCAAAATTCCGAAAACTGACAAATGGCTCTGCTGATCCTCTTTTATTAGAACATATTAATAGTGGCTACG gttttcCACGTGACTGTTATAATTTCGAAAAAAAAGAGCCATGCTCAATTTCATTGTCACTTGGCCTCACAGAACAACGATTTGATGATAGGATAAGACAATACTTCCCTTTACtaccaaatatttattttttccacacGTTGGATAGAAATAAACGACCGAAACGTGTGAATATAAAATGtcctataaatataaaaagcctcaaGTATAACGGAGTAATAGTGATTGCATCACAATCTCTCGAAG CTCTACCTCAAAGTACAAGCACGCCATCTCAGGCAAGTCGCTTAAACGTTTCACCAGGTGAGAATTCTTTCTTTTATATGGCTTTATCGACACAAACCATTGTTGCAATGTTGAAAGATCAGACGTGTATATATGTGTTACTTATTTGTTCAGCTCTACCTCAAAGTACAAGCACGCCATCTCAGGCAAGTCGCTTAAACGTTTCACCAG CTCTACCTCAAAGTACAAGCACGCCATCTCAGGCAAGTCGCTTAAACGTTTCACCAG CTCTACCTCAAAGTACAAGCACGCCATCTCAGGCAAGTCGTATAAACGTTTCACCAG AATCACGACCCAGGATATGTGGTGTTTGTGGCTGCACATATATAGAAAACTGCATCCGATGTGAGCAGGATTTGGAATACGAGGAAAGCATCCGTGCTGATAGGGCTGCTGATATCCATAATAGCAACTACGACGTCGAATCCGACAATGAAAATACGCCGTTATGCTCAGAAGACCTACGTGCAGCCAGAGTTGCTTTTTTGActaaaaattcaactgcttCTAACAACACATTTGGCAATGATGAAGTCGAACGTTTCTTCGAACGCAGCGGCGGTGACATTGACGAACCTGAAGTCGATATAAACTATATTCCAGCTACAAGTCACAGCGAGTTTATGGAAAATGCCCTTTCTAAATTCACAGcgattgataaaaaaaagaaaattataattATACAAAGAGACAAATCGAAATTTTGGTCTGTATTGTTTCGCCAAAAACTCAACCTAACTACACATGCGCCATGTGTTCGATTCGCAGGAGAAGCAGGAGCAGATGCTGGAGGTCCATTGCGAGAGTTTCTCACACTATCAATGAAAAATATACCGTTGCTCTCTACCATGGTTTTCGGAGAGGAAAAGTGTCTGTGTTTCGATGCTAACACAGAATCTCTGATCGAtaacaagtatttttttttagggCAGCTATCTGCGTTGTCAATACTCCAGAATGGTCGTGGTCCTGAATGCTTTCACCCTGCAGTGGTGCGATCAATTTATGGCCTAAATCAACCTGCAACCATCGAGAATGTAGGAgactatgaaataaaaaaaacacttgaaAACATTCAAAACGGAGATTACGACTCACTTCTAGAGAAAGGGATAAGTGTAATTAATCGCTCAGAAACTGAACTTAGACGCTTGTTCTTGTCAAATAGGATAGTTCACCAGAACTATTCTAGTATACATCAATACATCTCAGGCATAAAATCTATATGCCCAGCTTTTACGGAACAACGAGCCTATCAAATTATGGAgaagtattttttgttttccgaCAAAGAGATCTCATATGATGATATGGTGGCTCTTTTTAATTACGAGGACCTTGATGAATGCGAAGTTGGCTCGAATCGCTTCTTAGAAATACAAGACTGTATTGTAGAGTTCGAGCTATTTCTTTCACAAGTTGATTCCGGGGAAGTGACACGCAATAATTTACCTCTACGTTTTGATCAACTCGTAGAATTTTGCACTGGTGTTGACAGGATACCACCATatggttttgaaaaaaaaatcgatgTGAAGTTCAAAGATGTTTCTCTTCCAAATGCGTCAACATGCAGTTTAACACTGACTATTCCTACAAAGGAATTGAGTAAGAGAATGGCGACAGGTATCCACTTTGGTGAAGGTTTTGGTGTTGTTTGA